In Kordia antarctica, the following proteins share a genomic window:
- a CDS encoding class I SAM-dependent methyltransferase: MKDLFGKAILDYQQGNYTEDIVTSTSISEEDALPIPYLFRSYGEMPKLEQTALKLSKGNVLDVGCGAGSHSLYLQNERNLEVTAIDVSGAAIEACKLRGITNAEQIDVMEFTGQFDTILLLMNGAGMCGKLNRIGNFLNHLKTILTDNGQILVDSSDIIYMFDEDEDGGKWIPSENDYYGELLYNVSYKGEHEEPFNWLYIDYNTLQNAAHASGLKCELILEGEHYDYLAKLYK; the protein is encoded by the coding sequence ATGAAGGATTTATTCGGGAAAGCAATTTTAGATTATCAACAAGGAAATTACACAGAAGATATCGTAACCTCAACGTCTATTTCTGAAGAAGATGCATTGCCAATTCCGTATTTATTTCGGTCATATGGCGAAATGCCCAAACTAGAACAAACAGCACTCAAATTATCCAAAGGCAACGTTTTAGATGTCGGTTGCGGCGCAGGAAGTCACAGTTTATATTTACAAAATGAACGCAATTTAGAAGTTACTGCAATTGATGTTTCCGGAGCTGCAATTGAAGCTTGCAAACTTAGAGGAATTACAAATGCTGAACAAATTGATGTCATGGAATTTACAGGTCAGTTTGACACGATTCTTCTATTAATGAATGGCGCAGGAATGTGCGGAAAACTAAATCGGATTGGTAACTTTTTGAATCATCTTAAAACAATACTAACTGACAATGGACAAATCTTAGTAGATTCTTCCGATATCATTTATATGTTTGATGAAGATGAAGATGGCGGAAAATGGATTCCTTCTGAAAACGATTATTACGGAGAATTACTATATAATGTAAGCTACAAAGGCGAACATGAAGAACCTTTTAACTGGTTGTATATTGATTATAACACACTACAAAACGCCGCACATGCAAGCGGTTTAAAATGCGAACTCATCCTTGAAGGCGAACATTATGATTATTTAGCGAAGTTATATAAATAG
- a CDS encoding ABC transporter permease has translation MNYEFFIAKRIIKAKQYKSSVSATIIKIAIAAIAIGIVMMMVAIATGMGLQKTIQEKVAAFNGHIQISNFDNNDSEVSLTPLDSNQEFYPDFTQVSGIKHIQAVAIKAGIIRTEKTFEGVLAKGVGTDYNWEAFTDFLKEGRFPNVSDKRENREVLISAYLARRLELKLGDTFKSLFLKENTNEIPNERTFEIVGIYDSGFQKFDANVMLVDIRHIRRMNKWKAGEIGNFEVFLDSFDEIQLKDEEIYHVIPPNLDTQSVISKFPFIFEWISLFDVNIFLIIGIIIIVGGINMITALLVLILDRTPMIGILKSLGSSNWSIRKIFLYNAAYLIGIGLLWGNLIGIAFIWIQRSFGLLKFPNPEQYHTAIIPTHIEVWHILALNIGTLVLCVLMLLIPSYIITKITPVKAIKFQ, from the coding sequence TTGAATTACGAGTTTTTTATTGCCAAACGTATTATTAAGGCTAAACAGTATAAAAGTAGTGTCTCAGCAACAATAATTAAAATTGCAATTGCAGCAATTGCTATTGGTATTGTGATGATGATGGTTGCGATTGCTACGGGAATGGGATTGCAAAAAACGATCCAAGAAAAAGTTGCTGCGTTTAACGGACATATTCAAATCTCCAATTTTGATAATAACGATTCAGAAGTTTCGTTGACGCCTTTGGATTCCAATCAAGAGTTTTACCCAGATTTTACGCAGGTTTCAGGCATTAAACATATTCAAGCAGTTGCTATAAAAGCAGGAATTATTCGCACAGAAAAAACATTTGAAGGTGTGTTGGCAAAAGGTGTTGGAACCGATTATAATTGGGAAGCTTTTACTGATTTTTTGAAAGAAGGACGATTTCCAAACGTTTCTGACAAACGTGAAAATAGAGAAGTTTTAATCTCAGCATATTTGGCAAGACGCTTAGAGTTGAAACTTGGCGACACGTTTAAATCTTTATTTCTGAAAGAAAATACAAATGAAATTCCGAACGAACGAACGTTTGAGATTGTTGGAATTTATGATTCTGGTTTTCAGAAGTTTGACGCCAATGTGATGTTGGTTGATATTCGACACATTCGGCGAATGAATAAGTGGAAAGCTGGCGAAATAGGAAACTTTGAAGTTTTTCTGGATAGTTTTGACGAGATTCAACTAAAGGATGAAGAAATTTATCATGTGATTCCTCCAAATTTAGATACACAAAGCGTGATTAGTAAATTTCCGTTTATTTTTGAATGGATTTCACTGTTTGATGTCAATATATTTCTCATTATTGGAATTATTATTATTGTTGGAGGAATTAATATGATTACCGCACTTTTGGTATTGATTTTAGATAGAACGCCCATGATTGGAATTTTAAAATCGCTTGGAAGTAGCAATTGGAGTATTCGAAAAATATTTTTGTACAACGCTGCATATTTGATTGGAATTGGATTGCTTTGGGGAAATCTTATTGGAATCGCTTTTATTTGGATACAACGTAGTTTTGGATTGCTAAAATTTCCGAATCCTGAGCAATATCATACCGCCATTATTCCAACACATATAGAGGTTTGGCATATTTTGGCGCTCAATATTGGAACGTTGGTATTGTGCGTTTTAATGTTGTTGATTCCTTCGTATATCATCACCAAAATCACGCCTGTAAAAGCAATTAAATTTCAGTAA
- a CDS encoding T9SS type A sorting domain-containing protein — protein MKNFTLILLLAFIFQATAQNSQRPVPESWNIATIEKVAPIEFEKPNLAPLQAEDAVNDLNKSIPWRFGFDHFVDYGLDNAGKWHTLPNGDRIWRINFVSPGALTMNLIFDRYHIPVGGKVYIYNDDRSQILNVFTHQHNNPEEILGTWMVDGKSIWIEYFEPKKVSGQARLNIGNVIHGYRTLNYPDTNANNPEALNDSGACNVDVNCDITATSSTANDIKNDVKKSVGMIVVGGSGNCTGALVNNTNNDGTPYFLTANHCLGGSVAGWAFRFNWASDETVADCATNAPSVDNSFIQTASGAILRASNSESDMALVEITDAAFFAASPDVVWAGWNRSTSAVPSLNVGVHHPSGDIQKVCVDFQGATRFTTSFNGNPTTEVWRIADWDLGVTEPGSSGSPLFDQDGLIIGDLSGGSAACSGTTDNGGFDIYGRFGVSWDFSATNSAQLKFWLDPAGTNPITLQQFPPTQTFNFDAGISVLNIPTDLCDATITPTLRLKNAGSTQLTSATIVYQLDSGAQTTINWTGSLAQDATEDIPLAAIAVSGAGAHSFSASVSNPSGNADQSPTNDNNVKNFTIPVSFATTTVRVIITPDRYGGETTWILASSNGTVVGSGGPYTTTGTNGTQPDEITDVTITAFGDCYTFTLNDSYGDGICCLYGAGTYRLEDGAANILINGNGDFGGVSTDLFKVTDPALNVDENVLASNLRIYPNPSAADFTVSISKFSNVAYEISSITGQRIQTGTFSNGNNTLSMRSEAAGLYFIKITDVETNTSVTKKIIKY, from the coding sequence ATGAAAAACTTTACTTTAATTCTTCTGCTTGCCTTTATCTTTCAGGCAACAGCTCAAAACTCACAACGTCCTGTTCCTGAAAGTTGGAACATCGCTACGATTGAAAAAGTAGCTCCAATTGAATTTGAAAAACCAAATTTGGCTCCTTTACAGGCTGAAGATGCTGTTAATGATTTAAATAAATCAATTCCTTGGCGATTTGGATTTGATCATTTTGTAGATTATGGTTTAGATAATGCAGGAAAATGGCATACATTACCAAATGGTGATCGTATTTGGAGAATCAACTTCGTTTCTCCTGGCGCATTAACAATGAACTTAATTTTTGATCGTTACCATATTCCTGTCGGAGGAAAAGTATACATATATAATGATGATCGTTCTCAAATTTTAAATGTATTTACACATCAACACAACAATCCTGAAGAAATTTTAGGAACTTGGATGGTAGACGGAAAAAGTATTTGGATTGAATATTTTGAGCCAAAAAAAGTAAGCGGACAAGCACGATTAAATATTGGAAACGTTATTCACGGATACAGAACATTAAATTATCCGGACACAAATGCTAACAATCCTGAAGCATTAAACGATTCAGGAGCTTGTAATGTAGATGTAAACTGCGACATTACAGCAACTTCTTCTACAGCGAACGATATTAAAAATGATGTAAAAAAATCTGTTGGAATGATTGTTGTCGGCGGAAGTGGTAATTGTACAGGAGCTTTAGTAAATAATACAAATAATGACGGAACACCTTATTTCTTAACAGCAAATCACTGTTTAGGTGGTTCGGTTGCAGGTTGGGCATTTCGTTTTAACTGGGCAAGTGATGAAACTGTAGCAGATTGCGCTACAAATGCTCCAAGTGTAGATAATTCTTTTATTCAAACAGCAAGTGGCGCTATTTTAAGAGCATCTAACTCTGAGTCAGATATGGCATTGGTTGAAATTACAGATGCAGCTTTCTTTGCAGCAAGTCCAGATGTAGTTTGGGCAGGTTGGAATCGTTCTACATCAGCTGTTCCTTCTTTAAATGTTGGAGTTCATCATCCAAGTGGAGACATTCAAAAAGTATGTGTCGATTTTCAAGGCGCAACACGATTTACAACATCATTCAACGGAAATCCAACAACAGAAGTTTGGCGAATTGCTGACTGGGATTTAGGAGTTACAGAACCTGGATCATCTGGTTCGCCTTTATTTGATCAAGATGGATTAATTATTGGAGATTTATCTGGTGGATCAGCAGCATGTTCTGGTACAACTGACAATGGAGGTTTTGATATTTATGGACGTTTTGGCGTTTCTTGGGATTTTAGTGCTACAAATTCTGCGCAATTAAAATTCTGGTTAGATCCAGCAGGAACAAATCCAATTACATTACAACAATTTCCACCAACTCAAACCTTTAATTTTGATGCAGGTATTTCTGTTTTAAATATTCCAACTGATTTATGTGATGCAACTATCACTCCAACATTACGTCTTAAAAATGCTGGAAGTACACAATTAACGAGTGCAACAATTGTATATCAATTAGATAGTGGCGCGCAAACCACCATTAACTGGACAGGAAGTTTAGCACAAGATGCAACAGAAGATATTCCATTAGCTGCAATTGCGGTTTCTGGTGCTGGAGCACACTCATTCTCAGCTTCTGTGTCAAATCCAAGTGGAAACGCAGATCAATCGCCAACAAATGATAACAACGTAAAAAACTTTACTATTCCTGTTAGCTTTGCAACAACAACAGTCAGAGTTATCATTACTCCTGATCGTTACGGAGGTGAAACAACGTGGATATTGGCAAGTTCAAATGGAACTGTCGTAGGAAGTGGCGGACCATATACAACAACAGGAACAAACGGTACACAACCTGATGAAATTACAGATGTAACTATTACAGCATTTGGTGACTGTTATACATTTACATTAAATGATTCTTACGGAGATGGAATTTGCTGCTTATACGGAGCTGGAACTTATAGATTGGAAGATGGAGCTGCTAATATTTTAATCAATGGTAACGGAGATTTTGGAGGAGTATCAACAGACTTATTCAAAGTAACAGATCCAGCATTAAACGTAGACGAAAATGTATTGGCAAGTAATTTACGAATCTATCCAAATCCTTCTGCAGCTGATTTCACAGTTTCAATTAGTAAATTTTCGAATGTAGCATACGAAATTAGTAGTATTACAGGACAACGTATTCAAACAGGAACATTTAGCAACGGAAACAATACGCTTTCTATGCGAAGTGAAGCTGCTGGTTTATACTTCATCAAAATTACAGATGTAGAAACAAATACTAGTGTGACTAAAAAGATTATCAAATACTAG
- a CDS encoding glycosyltransferase → MKQQHVLVIGYVWPEPNSSAAGTRMLQLLQLFRANDWKVTFACPAAKSEFAFDLRQLDIATKTIKINDSSFDKYIKKLNPSIVLFDRFMMEEQFGWRVSENCPNALRILDTEDLHSLRKARHQALKDGNVFHIDMLKNYQLAQREIASILRCDISLLISEVELDILVNDFKIDASLLLYIPFMLEAVSKQEIDTLPSFEERHHFVTIGNFLHAPNRDMVLYLKTKIWPILRKKLPKIEMHVYGSYAKENSLQLNQPKEKFYVKGRAESASEVISNARILLAPIRFGAGLKGKLIDGMQNGTPCVTTKIGAEGMHGNLPWNGIVSDDIETFVNEAVELYTNKRHWLQSQKNGFEILAKRYQKEIFQRQLLEKIQITIKNLETHRTQNFMGSLLRLHTANSTKYMSMWIEAKNKV, encoded by the coding sequence ATGAAACAACAACACGTTTTAGTGATTGGGTATGTGTGGCCAGAACCAAATTCTTCTGCGGCAGGAACACGTATGTTGCAATTATTACAGCTCTTTCGAGCGAATGATTGGAAAGTCACGTTTGCATGTCCAGCCGCAAAAAGTGAATTTGCTTTTGACTTGCGTCAGCTAGATATTGCTACGAAAACTATTAAGATTAACGATTCAAGCTTTGATAAATACATTAAAAAACTCAATCCGTCTATTGTACTGTTTGATCGTTTTATGATGGAAGAACAATTTGGTTGGCGTGTTTCTGAAAATTGCCCAAATGCCTTGCGAATTTTAGACACAGAAGATTTACACAGTTTGCGAAAAGCGCGGCATCAAGCATTAAAAGATGGAAACGTTTTTCATATTGATATGCTAAAAAACTATCAATTGGCGCAACGTGAAATTGCAAGTATTTTACGTTGTGACATTTCGTTATTGATTTCGGAAGTTGAACTTGATATTTTAGTGAACGATTTCAAGATTGATGCTTCATTATTGTTATACATTCCGTTTATGCTTGAAGCAGTTTCAAAACAAGAAATAGATACATTACCAAGTTTTGAAGAACGGCATCATTTTGTGACAATCGGAAACTTTTTGCATGCGCCAAATCGTGATATGGTGTTGTATTTAAAAACCAAAATTTGGCCAATCTTACGGAAAAAATTACCCAAAATAGAAATGCACGTATATGGTTCGTATGCAAAGGAAAATAGTTTGCAGTTGAATCAGCCGAAAGAAAAATTTTATGTCAAAGGTCGCGCAGAAAGTGCTTCTGAAGTGATTTCGAATGCTCGAATTTTATTGGCTCCAATTCGTTTTGGCGCAGGATTGAAAGGGAAACTGATTGATGGAATGCAAAACGGAACGCCTTGTGTAACCACAAAAATTGGCGCAGAAGGAATGCATGGAAATCTACCTTGGAACGGAATTGTTTCAGACGATATAGAAACCTTCGTCAACGAAGCTGTGGAATTATACACAAACAAAAGGCATTGGTTACAATCACAAAAAAATGGTTTTGAAATTCTCGCAAAACGTTATCAAAAAGAAATATTTCAGCGGCAGCTTTTAGAAAAAATTCAGATCACAATCAAAAATTTAGAAACGCACCGAACACAAAATTTTATGGGAAGTTTGTTGCGATTGCACACTGCAAATAGTACAAAGTATATGTCAATGTGGATTGAAGCTAAGAATAAAGTTTAG
- a CDS encoding DUF2059 domain-containing protein, which translates to MKNLLIAVLFLVCTQISFAQTDPYVETVKQYLTINGTQEQYEGAIDAMFTMLKKHFKDAKVSEADWSELQSDKKKQVEDVKSILVSAYKAYFTLNDIKNMTVFYESAAAKQMKKDASKLTNVQRQQIGNFYDSETGQKMIASKDGLAKIEGEISMQWSGELYKSVLNKLLEKGYSLN; encoded by the coding sequence ATGAAGAATTTATTGATTGCCGTATTATTTTTAGTTTGTACACAAATTTCTTTTGCACAAACAGATCCGTATGTAGAAACTGTAAAACAGTATTTAACGATTAACGGAACACAAGAACAATACGAAGGTGCTATTGATGCAATGTTTACAATGTTGAAGAAACACTTTAAAGACGCTAAAGTTTCGGAAGCAGATTGGAGCGAATTGCAAAGCGATAAAAAGAAGCAAGTAGAAGATGTAAAATCAATTTTGGTTTCTGCCTACAAAGCATATTTTACATTGAACGACATTAAAAATATGACTGTTTTTTATGAATCTGCGGCAGCAAAACAAATGAAAAAAGATGCTTCTAAGTTAACAAACGTACAACGACAACAAATCGGGAATTTTTACGATTCAGAAACTGGTCAAAAAATGATTGCAAGCAAAGATGGATTGGCAAAAATTGAAGGTGAAATTTCCATGCAATGGAGTGGCGAATTGTACAAAAGTGTCCTTAATAAATTACTAGAAAAAGGCTATAGTTTGAATTAG
- a CDS encoding pyridoxal-phosphate dependent enzyme, whose amino-acid sequence MDYAENILGTIGNTPMVKMNALVKDVDALVLAKYETFNPGNSVKDRMALMMIEDAEADGRLQPGGTIIEGTSGNTGMGLALAAIIKGYKLICVMADKQSKEKIDILRAVGAEVVVCPTAVEPDDPRSYYSVSKRLGEETPNSWYVNQYDNPSNAKAHYESTGPEIWKQTDGKVTHFIVGVGTGGTISGVGKYLKEQNPNVKIWGVDTYGSVFKKYHETGIFDENEIYSYITEGIGEDILPKNVNFDIIDGFTKVTDKDAAVYTQRLAKEEGMFLGNSAGSAIKGLLQLKEHFTKDDVVVVLFHDHGSRYVGKMFNDDWMRERGFLDVEISSAADLIKDHDDKPLVTVKTGELVSHAIERMRKFKISQIPVVDAEGFVGSIDETALFAKFMENKDIADMYIADIMQKPFPIVHKNTSIDEISKLITKDNQAVLVDLGDNKHHIITKYDIIKGIK is encoded by the coding sequence ATGGACTACGCAGAAAATATATTAGGAACTATTGGAAATACGCCAATGGTCAAAATGAATGCTTTAGTGAAAGATGTTGATGCTTTGGTATTGGCAAAATACGAAACATTTAATCCAGGAAATTCTGTAAAGGATAGAATGGCGTTAATGATGATTGAAGATGCAGAAGCTGATGGACGTTTGCAGCCTGGCGGAACTATTATTGAAGGTACTTCTGGAAACACGGGAATGGGATTAGCCTTAGCTGCTATTATTAAAGGATATAAGCTTATTTGTGTAATGGCAGACAAGCAATCGAAAGAAAAGATAGATATTTTACGTGCTGTTGGAGCAGAAGTTGTGGTTTGCCCGACTGCTGTTGAGCCAGATGATCCACGTTCGTATTACTCAGTTTCAAAGCGTTTGGGAGAAGAAACTCCAAATTCTTGGTATGTAAACCAATATGATAATCCGAGTAACGCAAAAGCACATTACGAAAGTACAGGTCCAGAAATTTGGAAGCAAACCGACGGAAAAGTTACGCACTTTATTGTTGGTGTTGGAACTGGCGGAACGATTTCAGGCGTTGGAAAATACTTGAAAGAACAAAATCCGAATGTTAAAATTTGGGGCGTTGATACCTATGGTTCTGTGTTTAAGAAATATCATGAAACAGGTATTTTTGATGAAAACGAAATCTATTCGTACATCACGGAAGGAATTGGAGAAGATATTTTACCAAAAAATGTAAACTTTGATATTATTGATGGATTTACGAAAGTAACCGATAAAGATGCTGCGGTTTATACGCAACGTTTGGCAAAGGAAGAAGGTATGTTTTTAGGAAATTCTGCCGGATCTGCCATTAAAGGTTTGTTGCAATTAAAAGAACATTTTACAAAAGACGATGTAGTGGTAGTATTATTTCACGATCATGGAAGTAGATATGTTGGAAAGATGTTTAATGACGATTGGATGCGCGAACGCGGATTTCTAGATGTAGAAATATCTTCGGCTGCCGATTTGATTAAAGATCATGATGATAAACCATTGGTTACTGTAAAAACAGGAGAGTTGGTTTCGCATGCAATTGAGCGTATGCGTAAATTCAAAATATCTCAAATTCCAGTTGTTGATGCTGAAGGTTTTGTAGGTTCTATTGACGAAACGGCGTTGTTTGCAAAATTTATGGAGAATAAAGATATTGCAGATATGTACATTGCTGATATTATGCAAAAACCTTTCCCAATAGTACATAAGAATACTTCTATTGATGAAATTTCTAAATTAATTACTAAAGATAATCAAGCCGTATTGGTAGATTTAGGCGACAATAAACATCATATTATTACTAAATATGATATCATTAAAGGAATCAAATAG
- a CDS encoding glycerophosphodiester phosphodiesterase family protein, with translation MTEIQGHRGCRGLLPENSIIGFEKAIDLGVHTLEMDIAVSKDQKVVVSHEPFMNHEIVLDLQGNSISKKDEEKYNLYQMNYDSIRQYDCGSKKNSKFPLQKNIKVVKPLLSEVIAMAEARSNKQIKYNIEFKSEPAYDGIYTPNVSQFVRLVVEVLKDNELGMRVNLQAFDIRILEEIKKQAPKIRIALLVNKHETIAEKLQQLSFKPQIISPYYKLLNEENTKEYQECGFRIIPWTVNSEKEMQYLLDIGVDAIVTDYPNMLKSLCI, from the coding sequence ATGACAGAAATTCAAGGACATCGCGGTTGCAGAGGTTTATTACCTGAAAATTCAATCATAGGATTTGAAAAAGCGATTGATTTAGGCGTTCACACTTTAGAAATGGATATTGCTGTTTCTAAAGATCAAAAAGTAGTCGTTTCTCATGAACCGTTTATGAATCATGAAATTGTTTTAGACCTTCAAGGAAATTCAATTTCCAAAAAGGATGAAGAAAAGTATAATCTCTATCAAATGAATTACGACAGCATTCGTCAATACGATTGTGGATCAAAAAAGAATTCAAAATTTCCTTTACAAAAAAATATAAAAGTTGTCAAACCTTTGTTGTCAGAAGTGATTGCGATGGCAGAAGCACGATCTAACAAACAGATTAAATACAATATTGAATTCAAAAGTGAGCCTGCATACGACGGAATTTATACACCAAATGTTTCTCAATTTGTTCGTTTGGTAGTAGAAGTTTTAAAGGATAATGAGTTGGGAATGCGCGTGAATTTACAAGCTTTTGATATTCGCATATTGGAAGAAATTAAAAAACAAGCACCTAAAATTCGCATTGCTTTGTTGGTAAACAAACACGAAACTATTGCTGAAAAATTACAACAACTCAGTTTTAAACCTCAAATAATAAGTCCATACTATAAACTACTCAACGAAGAAAACACCAAAGAATATCAAGAATGTGGGTTTCGCATCATACCTTGGACGGTAAACTCAGAAAAGGAGATGCAATATTTACTTGATATTGGCGTGGACGCAATTGTCACGGATTATCCTAATATGTTGAAATCTTTATGTATATGA
- a CDS encoding sterol desaturase family protein — protein METILSYFESIPSSHRSVILVGGIAFFWLIEYMIPLVRFNYKKIHHAGINIFFTLTTIVVNFLLAFLLFKASEWTIANKFGLLQWIDLQFPDLSAWWFVLIGVALLDFFGAWLAHYVEHKVPVFWRFHLVHHTDTHVDTTTANRHHPGESVIRFVFTLIGVLIVGAPVAIIMLYQSISVVLSQFNHANIVLPKSVDTWISYVIVSPNMHKVHHHHQLPYTDTNYGNIFSIWDHIFRTFAVKDPKTLVYGVDTYPDATENANLKSLLKIPFNKYRPPTTFNADE, from the coding sequence TTGGAAACTATTTTATCATATTTTGAATCGATTCCTTCTTCACACAGAAGTGTTATTTTAGTTGGCGGAATCGCCTTTTTTTGGCTCATTGAATATATGATTCCTTTAGTTCGATTCAATTATAAAAAAATACATCACGCAGGTATTAATATCTTTTTTACGTTGACGACGATTGTTGTCAATTTTTTATTGGCGTTTTTACTTTTTAAAGCTTCAGAATGGACGATAGCTAATAAATTTGGGCTTTTACAATGGATTGACCTTCAATTTCCAGACTTGTCAGCTTGGTGGTTTGTATTAATTGGCGTTGCTTTATTAGACTTTTTTGGCGCTTGGTTGGCACATTATGTTGAACACAAAGTTCCTGTATTTTGGCGCTTTCACTTAGTACATCACACAGACACACATGTAGATACAACAACTGCAAATAGACATCATCCAGGCGAAAGTGTCATCCGATTTGTTTTCACGCTAATTGGTGTACTCATTGTTGGTGCGCCAGTTGCAATTATTATGTTGTATCAATCAATTTCAGTGGTTTTATCGCAGTTTAATCATGCAAATATTGTATTGCCAAAAAGTGTTGATACGTGGATTAGCTACGTAATTGTTTCGCCAAATATGCATAAAGTACATCATCATCATCAGTTGCCATATACAGATACAAACTATGGAAATATCTTTTCAATTTGGGATCATATTTTTAGAACATTCGCTGTAAAAGATCCAAAAACATTAGTTTATGGTGTTGATACGTATCCAGATGCAACTGAAAATGCCAACTTAAAAAGTTTACTCAAAATTCCTTTCAACAAATATCGTCCGCCAACAACATTCAATGCTGATGAATAA
- a CDS encoding YkgJ family cysteine cluster protein, whose amino-acid sequence MQDFINELPKLAKDAEKENLKFFAKLKKRTPKNLDYIMQELHEEEFEKTDCLDCGNCCKTTSPIFTNADIARISKHFKMKEYQFISQFLFFDEDNHHVLQTAPCHFLGADNECMIYDIRPKACREYPHTNRKKFHKISEITMNNISICPATYNIMEKLKSVLEEKAKR is encoded by the coding sequence ATGCAGGATTTTATCAATGAGCTTCCAAAACTGGCGAAAGATGCAGAAAAAGAGAACCTAAAATTCTTCGCGAAGCTGAAAAAAAGAACACCTAAAAACTTAGATTATATCATGCAGGAATTGCATGAAGAAGAGTTTGAAAAAACGGATTGTTTGGATTGTGGAAATTGCTGCAAAACGACAAGTCCGATCTTTACAAACGCTGATATTGCTCGAATTTCCAAGCATTTTAAAATGAAAGAGTATCAATTTATCAGTCAATTTTTATTTTTTGATGAAGATAATCATCATGTATTACAAACTGCGCCGTGTCACTTTTTAGGAGCCGACAATGAATGTATGATTTACGATATTCGCCCAAAAGCATGTAGAGAATATCCGCATACCAATCGAAAAAAATTCCACAAGATTTCTGAAATTACCATGAATAATATTTCCATTTGTCCTGCAACGTATAACATTATGGAAAAATTAAAAAGTGTACTTGAGGAAAAAGCAAAACGATAG